A single Vigna radiata var. radiata cultivar VC1973A chromosome 8, Vradiata_ver6, whole genome shotgun sequence DNA region contains:
- the LOC106772851 gene encoding 29 kDa ribonucleoprotein A, chloroplastic, with amino-acid sequence MSTSATSLALPTLTLRTQHPLSSPKCFSSSLSLTPNAKPISISTVFLKPTFSLSSRFLPRVALSSDYDQQEDTFAAAQGFSPDLKLFVGNLPFSVDSAQLAELFESVGIVEVVEVIYDKTTGRSRGFGFVTMSSVEEVEAAVQQFNGYELDGRALRVNAGPPPARNESSSRLRSSNRSGGGGGGGGGDFSDNKNKVHVGNLAWGVDHVALESLFREQGNVVEARVVYDRDSGRSRGFGFVTYSSADEVSSAIESLDGVDLNGRAIRVSLADSKPRRF; translated from the exons ATGTCTACCTCTGCAACTTCTCTTGCACTCCCAACTCTCACTCTCAGAACACAGCATCCTCTCTCTTCTCCCAAatgcttctcttcttctctctccctCACCCCTAACGCCAAACCCATCTCCATTTCTACCGTTTTCCTCAAACCCACTTTCTCCCTCTCCTCCCGCTTCCTTCCCCGCGTCGCCCTCTCCTCCGACTACGACCAGCAAGAGGACACCTTTGCCGCCGCCCAGGGCTTCTCCCCCGACCTTAAGCTCTTTGTTGGCAACCTTCCGTTCAGTGTTGACAGTGCGCAGCTCGCAGAGCTCTTCGAAAGTGTTGGGATTGTGGAGGTGGTCGAG GTGATTTATGATAAGACGACTGGGAGAAGCAGGGGGTTTGGGTTTGTGACAATGTCTTCGGTTGAGGAGGTTGAAGCGGCTGTTCAGCAGTTCAATGGATAT GAACTGGATGGAAGGGCCCTTAGAGTGAATGCTGGGCCACCCCCTGCTCGGAATGAGAGTTCATCTCGTCTTAGAAGTTCTAACAGaagtggtggtggaggtggtggaggtggtggtgatTTTTCagataataaaaacaaagtccACGTGGGTAATCTTGCTTGGGGTGTTGACCATGTAGCATTGGAGTCATTGTTTCGGGAACAAGGAAATGTCGTGGAAGCAAGGGTAGTCTATGACAGGGACAGTGGACGATCAAGAGGCTTTGGATTTGTGACTTACAGTAGTGCCGATGAAGTCAGCAGTGCAATTGAGTCCTTGGATGGTGTG GACTTGAATGGCAGAGCTATACGAGTCTCATTAGCAGACTCGAAGCCCAGGAGGTTTTGA